In Bdellovibrio bacteriovorus, the following are encoded in one genomic region:
- a CDS encoding substrate-binding periplasmic protein, translating to MRWNFLIAYSLGFFLVLYEAQARTAVANSVYPAKIELVTWTIPLMVESKDKGLFVELVREIGKRNKKDIGVSVQSAGQALMSFSSSKVHGYFPAHIMSLSKNMIATTPFYTKNDYVFFRKDKRLTSIKDLEGKKVGLTFRYFYDPEILNNKKIRVEYADDDFINMKKLGDGLIDAFVVEERSGIKALQESGFTNIEFDKASKLSSKSIHFAFENSAQGAALRDLFDKTLNEMKKDGSLDRLFATKN from the coding sequence ATGCGCTGGAACTTTCTGATTGCATACTCTCTGGGATTTTTTCTTGTCTTATACGAAGCTCAAGCTCGTACCGCTGTTGCTAATTCTGTGTATCCCGCGAAAATTGAACTGGTTACTTGGACGATTCCTTTAATGGTTGAGAGTAAGGATAAAGGTCTTTTTGTTGAACTGGTGCGTGAAATTGGTAAGCGGAATAAAAAAGACATCGGAGTTTCGGTGCAATCTGCGGGGCAAGCTTTGATGTCTTTTTCAAGCAGTAAGGTGCATGGATATTTTCCGGCACATATTATGTCGCTTTCAAAGAACATGATCGCGACGACGCCCTTTTATACTAAAAACGACTATGTGTTTTTTAGAAAAGACAAGCGTTTGACCAGTATTAAGGATCTTGAAGGTAAAAAGGTCGGTCTGACGTTTAGATATTTTTATGATCCCGAAATTTTAAATAATAAAAAAATCCGCGTGGAATATGCAGATGATGATTTTATTAATATGAAAAAATTGGGGGATGGTTTAATTGATGCTTTTGTTGTTGAGGAGCGTTCCGGAATAAAAGCGCTTCAAGAAAGCGGTTTTACTAATATCGAATTTGATAAAGCGAGTAAGCTATCTTCAAAGTCTATTCATTTTGCCTTTGAAAATTCAGCACAAGGAGCGGCTTTAAGAGATCTTTTTGATAAAACTTTAAATGAAATGAAAAAAGACGGTTCTTTAGATCGCCTTTTTGCCACTAAAAATTGA
- a CDS encoding MnmC family methyltransferase: protein MKSWAEIGFEIETTADGSPTLRLLESVDPTKYRGESMHHSGGAWAETLLIYGKGAAHVLAVQDSPHFFVLGLGMGYIELAIAREALLAKKEIGLITSYEAVPELRSYFWNWLYNHSENLDADVWQTYEWMAKSVISGTDLSVDELKMKLRPLFATESVINSELTSNFVLSTQYHGIMYDAFSSKTNPLLWEEEFLTRFLSVAAAPISIFSTYACRVSLKSALRATGFEALVQRGFQGKRNSTLGLKGVEKRS from the coding sequence ATGAAGTCTTGGGCTGAAATTGGATTTGAAATCGAAACCACAGCGGATGGAAGTCCCACTTTACGCCTCTTAGAGTCGGTAGATCCCACGAAATACCGAGGAGAGTCCATGCATCATTCCGGGGGCGCGTGGGCCGAGACCCTGCTTATTTACGGAAAAGGGGCCGCGCATGTCTTGGCGGTGCAAGATTCACCTCACTTTTTTGTTCTGGGTTTAGGGATGGGGTATATTGAGCTTGCGATTGCACGTGAAGCTCTTTTGGCAAAAAAAGAAATCGGTTTGATCACCAGTTATGAAGCGGTGCCAGAGTTGCGAAGCTATTTTTGGAATTGGCTTTATAATCATTCCGAAAATTTAGATGCGGATGTTTGGCAGACTTATGAATGGATGGCCAAGTCGGTGATCAGTGGGACTGATTTGAGTGTTGACGAATTGAAAATGAAATTACGTCCGCTCTTTGCGACGGAATCAGTCATTAATAGTGAGCTTACCTCCAATTTTGTCTTAAGCACTCAGTATCATGGGATCATGTATGATGCTTTTAGTTCCAAAACCAATCCACTCTTGTGGGAAGAAGAATTTCTCACTCGATTTTTAAGTGTCGCCGCCGCGCCGATTTCAATTTTCTCAACTTATGCTTGTCGCGTGAGTTTAAAATCGGCATTGCGAGCGACAGGTTTTGAAGCCTTGGTGCAGCGAGGATTTCAAGGTAAGCGCAACTCCACCTTAGGTCTTAAGGGTGTTGAAAAAAGATCTTGA
- a CDS encoding TIGR01212 family radical SAM protein (This family includes YhcC from E. coli K-12, an uncharacterized radical SAM protein.) has translation MEKGWLGLPYHTISEHYNKLFGEKVYKIPVSVVDDCPNRRGLKGMQTCVFCDVWGSAANAESLSMELRAQIEKYHQQVSDRYKAKAFLIYFQAYTNTFTKVSALRHNFDVALSYPWVKGFTLGTRPDCLSKAVLDMWQEYHEKSFVAVELGVQSFFNDELEFMRRGHTAEASIEAIHKIAETTDVDLGIHLIFGNPGETDERIIRTAEIVNTLPITNVKLHNMHVLKNTPLEGMYLRGEFTPMDRDTYCRRVELFLQHLSPKFALHRLAAYSSRWDELVAPEWTKDKMGTHQYIIDYLRAQKSYQSQLFRADSPSDLEAQSFLQKKSRPLAVPHA, from the coding sequence ATGGAAAAAGGCTGGCTAGGACTTCCCTACCATACAATCAGTGAACACTACAATAAACTCTTCGGCGAGAAGGTTTACAAGATCCCCGTTTCGGTTGTCGATGACTGTCCGAATCGCCGTGGATTAAAAGGCATGCAGACGTGTGTGTTCTGTGATGTGTGGGGTTCGGCCGCGAACGCTGAAAGCCTGTCCATGGAGTTGCGTGCGCAGATTGAAAAGTATCATCAACAAGTCAGCGATCGCTATAAAGCCAAAGCTTTCCTTATTTACTTCCAAGCCTACACCAATACCTTCACCAAGGTTTCAGCCCTTCGCCACAATTTTGATGTGGCCCTGTCTTATCCATGGGTGAAAGGCTTTACGTTAGGCACGAGGCCCGACTGCCTCTCGAAGGCCGTCTTAGACATGTGGCAAGAATATCACGAAAAATCTTTCGTGGCCGTGGAGCTCGGCGTGCAAAGCTTCTTTAATGATGAATTAGAATTTATGCGTCGAGGACACACGGCCGAAGCATCGATTGAAGCCATCCACAAAATCGCTGAGACTACCGATGTGGATTTAGGGATTCATCTGATCTTTGGAAATCCCGGCGAAACCGATGAGCGCATTATTCGCACGGCCGAGATTGTAAACACTTTGCCGATCACGAACGTGAAGTTGCACAACATGCATGTCCTAAAAAACACTCCGCTAGAAGGCATGTATCTTCGTGGGGAATTCACGCCAATGGATCGGGATACTTATTGCCGTCGTGTTGAATTGTTTTTGCAGCACTTATCTCCCAAATTTGCTCTGCATCGCTTAGCCGCATATTCTTCTCGGTGGGATGAACTGGTTGCGCCAGAATGGACGAAGGATAAAATGGGCACGCACCAGTACATCATTGACTATTTGCGGGCTCAAAAATCCTATCAATCCCAACTTTTTCGTGCCGATTCACCCTCGGACCTGGAAGCGCAAAGCTTTTTGCAGAAAAAATCTCGTCCACTTGCCGTCCCACATGCTTAG
- a CDS encoding ribonucleoside-diphosphate reductase subunit alpha, translating into MLETTAHIMRVKKRDGTLEPVDVTKIVERVTRNCQGLTQVDPLRVATKAISGLYDGATTNELDNLCIQTASLLIGEEPEYSRLAARLLAIYIDEEVRSQKIQSFADSVSFGYTHGLLSEKTFKFVEAHKAALCAAIEPYRTDRFEYFGLRTVYDRYLLKNPSSRQVFETPQYFFMRVACGLAENVDEAIEFYRLISSHDYIASTPTLFNSGTLRPQMSSCYLLDSPGDDLKAIYDKYSDIALLSKFAGGIGVAYSRVRSRGSLIKGTNGHSNGIIPWLKTMDSSVAAVNQGGKRKGAACVYLETWHADIEEFLELRDNTGDEAKRTHNLNLANWVPDLFMKRVEADAMWSLFDPRVVPHFVDTFGPEFEAAFIEAENKKLYVKQIKARDLYSRMMKTLAQTGNGWMTFKDASNMKSNQTGEAGNVIHLSNLCTEILEVTSNSETAVCNLGSVNLGRHIENGQFNFEKLARSVRTAVKYLDRVVDINFYPIQTAQDSNHKWRPVGLGVMGLQDAFFQLKLPFDSAAARDLSAKIQEEIYYNALVTSCELAEKYGPHGAYEQTRAAKGLLQYDLWGVTPSQPERFEKLKERIKKHGLRNSLMIAIAPTATIASIVGCYEATEPQVSNLFKRETLSGEFMQINKYLVSDLKSLGLWNEEVRNEIKLQDGSIQDVDVIPQQLKELYRTVWEIPMKSLIDMAADRGAFIDQSASLNLFMESPTIGKVSSMYMYAWKRGVKTTYYLRSRPATKIQKTTTTRSTQGTGLLAAEGNTMDAAPAVTAEAAPKKTYTDAEVIACSLENPEACEACQ; encoded by the coding sequence ATGTTGGAAACAACAGCTCACATTATGCGAGTGAAGAAGAGAGATGGAACACTTGAACCGGTCGACGTGACAAAGATCGTTGAACGTGTTACCAGAAACTGCCAAGGATTAACTCAAGTAGATCCATTGCGTGTTGCTACTAAAGCTATCAGCGGTCTTTACGATGGCGCGACGACAAATGAATTGGATAATCTTTGTATCCAAACGGCTTCCCTATTGATTGGCGAAGAGCCAGAATATTCTCGTTTGGCAGCCCGTCTTCTGGCTATCTATATAGATGAAGAAGTTCGTTCACAAAAAATCCAATCTTTCGCGGATTCTGTCAGCTTTGGCTACACTCACGGCCTTCTTTCAGAAAAAACCTTCAAGTTCGTCGAAGCTCATAAAGCCGCTTTGTGCGCTGCTATTGAGCCTTACCGCACCGATCGTTTTGAGTACTTCGGACTTAGAACTGTTTACGACCGTTATCTTTTGAAAAACCCATCTTCACGCCAGGTATTTGAAACTCCTCAATACTTCTTTATGCGTGTGGCTTGTGGTTTGGCCGAAAACGTGGATGAGGCTATCGAATTCTATCGTTTGATTTCTTCTCACGACTACATCGCCTCAACTCCGACATTATTCAACTCAGGCACTCTTCGTCCGCAAATGTCATCTTGCTATCTTTTAGATTCTCCCGGCGATGATCTAAAAGCGATCTATGACAAATATTCAGACATCGCTTTATTGTCTAAATTTGCGGGTGGTATCGGTGTGGCCTACTCTCGCGTTCGTTCCCGCGGCTCATTGATCAAAGGAACAAACGGTCACTCTAACGGTATCATTCCTTGGCTAAAAACTATGGATTCGTCTGTAGCGGCAGTGAATCAAGGTGGTAAACGTAAAGGCGCAGCCTGCGTATATCTAGAAACATGGCATGCGGACATCGAGGAGTTCCTTGAACTTCGCGACAACACGGGTGATGAAGCAAAACGCACTCACAACTTAAATCTTGCAAACTGGGTTCCTGATTTGTTCATGAAGCGCGTCGAAGCTGACGCGATGTGGTCTTTATTTGACCCACGTGTTGTGCCTCATTTCGTAGACACTTTTGGACCTGAGTTTGAAGCCGCTTTCATCGAAGCCGAGAACAAAAAACTTTATGTTAAACAAATCAAAGCTCGTGATTTGTACTCGCGCATGATGAAAACTTTGGCACAAACCGGTAACGGCTGGATGACATTTAAAGATGCATCGAACATGAAATCCAACCAAACAGGCGAAGCTGGAAACGTGATCCATCTTTCAAACCTTTGTACTGAAATCCTTGAAGTCACTTCAAATTCAGAAACGGCTGTTTGTAACTTGGGTTCTGTGAACTTAGGTCGTCATATTGAAAATGGACAATTCAATTTTGAAAAATTGGCTCGTTCGGTTCGTACTGCGGTGAAATATTTGGATCGTGTTGTTGATATCAACTTCTACCCTATCCAAACAGCTCAAGATTCTAATCACAAATGGCGTCCCGTGGGTTTGGGTGTGATGGGTCTTCAGGATGCTTTCTTCCAATTGAAACTTCCTTTTGATTCAGCAGCGGCTCGTGATTTGTCAGCAAAAATCCAGGAAGAGATCTACTACAATGCGCTAGTGACTTCTTGCGAATTAGCTGAAAAATACGGACCTCATGGCGCTTATGAGCAAACTCGTGCCGCAAAAGGTTTATTGCAATACGATCTTTGGGGCGTAACTCCGTCTCAACCAGAACGTTTTGAAAAACTAAAAGAACGTATTAAAAAACATGGGTTGAGAAACTCTTTGATGATCGCGATCGCCCCAACAGCAACAATTGCTTCTATCGTGGGTTGCTATGAAGCGACAGAACCTCAAGTAAGTAACTTGTTTAAACGCGAAACTCTTTCTGGAGAGTTCATGCAAATCAATAAGTACTTGGTTTCTGACTTGAAGTCTTTGGGTCTATGGAACGAAGAAGTTCGCAATGAAATCAAACTTCAAGATGGGTCCATCCAAGACGTTGATGTCATTCCTCAGCAATTGAAAGAATTGTACCGCACTGTTTGGGAAATCCCGATGAAGTCTTTGATCGACATGGCCGCCGATCGTGGTGCTTTCATTGACCAATCAGCTTCTTTGAACTTGTTCATGGAAAGCCCGACTATCGGTAAAGTATCTTCTATGTACATGTATGCATGGAAACGTGGTGTAAAAACGACTTACTACCTTCGTTCTCGTCCCGCGACGAAAATCCAAAAAACGACGACAACTCGTAGCACTCAAGGCACGGGCCTGTTAGCCGCTGAAGGAAATACCATGGATGCAGCACCAGCCGTAACTGCGGAAGCCGCTCCTAAGAAAACTTACACTGATGCAGAAGTCATTGCTTGCTCGCTTGAAAATCCAGAAGCTTGCGAAGCGTGCCAATAG
- a CDS encoding ribonucleotide-diphosphate reductase subunit beta, whose amino-acid sequence MILDPGFDLTLRPMKYPVLYEMYKNGIKNTWTVDEVDFSTDLVDLHTKLTAAERHLISRLVAFFATGDSIVGNNLVLNLYKHVNSPEGRMYLSRQLYEEALHVQFYLTLLDTYIPNPDERAEAFAAIENIPSIKKKADFCFKWIDSINNLDTLQTKEDRRRFLMNLICFATCVEGLFFYAAFAYVYFLRSKGLLAGLASGTNWVFRDESMHMAFAIEVIKTARKEEPDLFNSQMEDMVTQMLEDAIECEMEFANDVLQLGVAGLSAKDMRQYLEYCADQRLETLNIAPRYNVKNPFSFMELQDMQELANFFERRVSAYQVGVSGAVAFDETF is encoded by the coding sequence ATGATTTTAGATCCAGGTTTTGACCTTACTTTACGCCCGATGAAATACCCTGTGTTGTACGAAATGTACAAAAACGGGATCAAAAACACATGGACTGTGGATGAAGTTGACTTCTCTACAGACCTTGTGGACCTGCACACAAAGTTGACTGCGGCCGAGAGACATTTGATTTCTCGCCTGGTTGCTTTCTTTGCCACAGGGGACTCTATCGTGGGGAACAATCTCGTATTGAACTTGTACAAGCACGTGAACTCTCCCGAGGGTCGCATGTACTTGTCTCGTCAGCTTTATGAAGAAGCTTTGCACGTTCAATTCTATCTGACGCTTTTGGATACTTACATTCCAAATCCAGATGAACGCGCGGAAGCTTTCGCCGCGATTGAAAACATTCCTTCAATCAAAAAGAAAGCCGATTTCTGCTTTAAATGGATTGATTCCATCAACAACCTAGACACTCTTCAAACCAAAGAAGATCGTCGTCGTTTCTTGATGAACTTGATCTGTTTTGCTACTTGCGTGGAAGGTTTATTTTTCTATGCCGCTTTTGCTTACGTGTATTTCTTGCGTTCAAAAGGTTTGTTGGCAGGTCTTGCCTCTGGCACAAACTGGGTGTTCCGTGATGAATCCATGCACATGGCTTTTGCGATCGAAGTTATCAAAACGGCTCGCAAAGAAGAACCAGATCTTTTCAATTCTCAAATGGAAGACATGGTTACGCAAATGCTTGAAGACGCGATCGAGTGTGAGATGGAATTTGCAAATGACGTGCTTCAATTGGGTGTTGCGGGTCTTTCAGCTAAAGATATGCGTCAGTACTTAGAGTACTGCGCTGATCAGCGTCTTGAGACTTTAAACATTGCTCCTCGTTACAACGTGAAAAATCCATTCTCGTTCATGGAGCTTCAAGACATGCAAGAGCTTGCAAACTTCTTTGAACGCCGCGTATCTGCCTACCAAGTCGGTGTCTCAGGTGCTGTGGCCTTTGACGAAACGTTCTAG
- a CDS encoding HTTM domain-containing protein codes for MIKKLWARWDAFWFSPQNLLGLGFMRIILCGTMFYLYAYRMLALKYYSDENWVTRDQAWQAIPDYYRPAFSWTFWSDAWVFPLHLAFVVFLFLLTLGIGGRILMIITWVLAMGFLQRNFTVNFGADIILTLFMFYMMFTQSCARLSVVNLIRKKPVVRMSDSLSAMMIRMMQVQICVIYAYTGWEKLKGASWWDGTALWSVLGNPQMTTLDFSFMRHVPWIIPILAFLTILFEIYFPVMVAFKKTRYAWLLMGVFFHAGIGIFMGLGPFATAMLSTYFLFIDPLILEQRVVQRFSASQN; via the coding sequence ATGATTAAAAAGCTGTGGGCGCGTTGGGATGCATTCTGGTTTTCGCCGCAAAATCTTTTAGGTCTGGGGTTTATGCGCATTATTTTGTGCGGAACCATGTTTTATCTTTATGCCTATCGCATGCTGGCCTTGAAATATTATTCTGATGAAAACTGGGTGACGCGCGATCAGGCGTGGCAAGCGATTCCGGATTATTATCGTCCGGCTTTTTCTTGGACATTTTGGTCGGATGCTTGGGTTTTCCCCCTGCATTTGGCATTTGTGGTATTTTTATTTTTACTTACCTTAGGGATCGGTGGTCGTATTTTAATGATCATCACCTGGGTTTTGGCGATGGGTTTTTTGCAAAGAAACTTCACCGTGAATTTCGGTGCGGATATTATTTTAACTCTGTTTATGTTTTACATGATGTTCACGCAAAGTTGTGCGCGCCTAAGTGTGGTAAATCTGATTCGCAAAAAGCCGGTTGTGCGAATGTCGGATTCGTTAAGTGCCATGATGATTCGGATGATGCAAGTGCAGATTTGCGTGATATACGCTTACACGGGATGGGAAAAGCTCAAAGGGGCCAGTTGGTGGGATGGAACCGCCTTATGGAGCGTTTTGGGAAATCCCCAAATGACGACGTTGGATTTTTCGTTCATGCGCCATGTTCCTTGGATCATTCCGATTCTTGCTTTTTTAACCATCCTTTTTGAAATCTATTTTCCGGTGATGGTGGCGTTTAAAAAGACCCGTTATGCGTGGCTTTTAATGGGGGTCTTTTTTCATGCCGGGATTGGAATCTTCATGGGTCTAGGTCCATTTGCGACGGCCATGCTTTCCACGTATTTCCTTTTTATAGATCCTCTCATTCTGGAGCAAAGGGTGGTTCAAAGGTTTTCGGCGTCTCAAAACTAG
- the scpB gene encoding SMC-Scp complex subunit ScpB, with product MARKKGKKSSQVEETEVLESVAEVTENTDVAVETSEAESADEVIAESIMETEIENEEVSFEDGIESETSIFLQEEEESEGFLPEGDESETEEMEMSEEDEVSLEGTELDGFDSAEIEEIEFVEDERLESIVESVLFASDRPVSMASLKLLFKGTNIKTNHLRRTLDQLAVEYAGGRRGVTLEEVPGGFQLRTKIDNMDFLKRTLKARQFKLSGPALEVLSIVAYKQPTVKFEVDEIRGVESGHLLRALMEKNLVCFEGKSDLPGRPMQYGTTKKFLEIFGLRSIKELPTLSQIDELLPEGIDEEQAEEKPKLASLTDSLSQEVVTSYSQGEEELMKIQEQLEEITTTSNFFEEEKRRQAEKRDQEKAQNIRDALAFGEPVSTRDANWLKKYDEALAAGTTLVAIAAEKKAAFMGQRPQNAGDAVAGVEAAQVDGAEAATSEEESLEQELAAAEAAMSDDEEETMEVAGNDDDGEVSEELADALEAFDNDEDLEDASDDSSPLLADDESSDDDELPFFGEADEIDEEGETTT from the coding sequence ATGGCAAGAAAAAAAGGTAAAAAATCATCACAAGTTGAAGAAACAGAAGTTCTTGAGTCAGTGGCGGAAGTGACTGAAAATACCGATGTTGCCGTTGAAACCTCAGAAGCCGAAAGTGCGGATGAGGTTATTGCTGAATCAATCATGGAAACAGAAATCGAAAACGAAGAAGTTTCTTTTGAAGACGGTATTGAATCTGAAACTTCTATTTTCTTGCAGGAAGAGGAAGAGTCTGAAGGTTTCTTGCCAGAAGGTGATGAATCAGAAACCGAAGAAATGGAAATGTCTGAAGAAGACGAAGTGTCCCTTGAAGGTACTGAGCTTGATGGTTTTGATTCTGCAGAAATTGAAGAAATCGAATTCGTTGAAGACGAACGCTTAGAAAGTATCGTTGAAAGCGTTCTTTTTGCCAGCGACCGTCCTGTAAGCATGGCGTCTTTAAAGTTACTTTTTAAAGGCACAAATATTAAGACCAACCACCTTCGTCGTACTTTGGATCAGTTGGCGGTTGAATATGCGGGGGGTCGTCGTGGGGTTACCTTGGAAGAAGTTCCAGGTGGATTCCAGTTACGTACTAAAATTGACAATATGGACTTCCTAAAACGCACTTTGAAAGCGCGTCAGTTCAAGCTTTCAGGTCCAGCGTTAGAAGTTCTTTCTATCGTGGCTTACAAACAGCCAACGGTAAAATTTGAAGTTGATGAGATCCGTGGCGTCGAATCAGGACATTTGCTTCGTGCTTTGATGGAAAAAAACTTGGTTTGCTTTGAGGGCAAATCAGACCTTCCAGGTCGTCCAATGCAATACGGAACAACTAAAAAGTTCTTAGAAATCTTTGGTCTTCGTTCTATCAAAGAACTTCCAACATTGTCACAAATCGACGAATTGTTGCCTGAAGGTATCGATGAAGAGCAAGCCGAAGAAAAACCGAAATTAGCTTCTTTGACAGATTCATTGTCTCAAGAAGTCGTGACTTCTTACTCTCAAGGTGAAGAAGAGCTGATGAAAATCCAAGAGCAATTGGAAGAAATCACCACCACTTCAAACTTCTTTGAAGAAGAAAAACGTCGCCAAGCTGAAAAACGTGATCAAGAAAAAGCGCAAAACATCCGTGATGCCTTGGCATTCGGGGAACCGGTTTCTACACGTGATGCCAATTGGTTGAAAAAATACGACGAAGCTTTAGCTGCGGGAACAACACTTGTAGCTATCGCCGCTGAGAAAAAAGCGGCATTTATGGGCCAGCGGCCGCAGAACGCAGGCGACGCGGTCGCCGGAGTTGAAGCAGCGCAAGTTGACGGAGCTGAAGCAGCAACCTCTGAAGAAGAGTCTTTAGAGCAAGAGCTCGCGGCAGCTGAAGCCGCTATGTCGGATGATGAAGAAGAAACCATGGAAGTCGCTGGAAACGATGACGACGGTGAAGTTTCTGAGGAATTAGCAGATGCTCTTGAGGCCTTCGATAATGACGAAGACCTTGAAGATGCTTCTGACGACAGTTCGCCCTTGTTAGCGGACGACGAATCTTCAGACGACGACGAGTTGCCTTTCTTCGGCGAGGCGGACGAAATCGATGAAGAAGGCGAAACTACTACTTAA
- a CDS encoding segregation and condensation protein A, giving the protein MSITVQLPKFEGPLGLLLYLIRKEEMDIMDIKIHEITKQYLEYIKLMKELDLEVAGEFIAMASTLIQIKSRMLLPQYDENGEVVEAEDPRKELVQKLLEYQKYQEAAKLLYDRPLVGRDVWLRGTRESLHEKEEEIILEDNALFSLISSYRKALRSMKKKVHEVAAKAQSIASRILEFKDRLVVGQRVTMMDLVSATEERARQALITFLSLLELGKMGFVSLYQTEVYADIWVDTKKPIETDVLARVEEYDSMRADEVAAQMMQATQKVDLDEDIIADGSEAQDAQADAVTEEQPLQMELGAEVAEGLEFNEELAGLDLEIASDDEILAMENELFKDDVSEV; this is encoded by the coding sequence ATGAGTATTACGGTCCAGTTGCCGAAATTTGAAGGTCCTTTAGGTCTTCTATTATATCTTATCCGCAAGGAAGAGATGGACATCATGGATATCAAAATCCATGAGATCACGAAGCAATACCTTGAATACATCAAGCTTATGAAAGAGCTGGATCTTGAAGTGGCGGGCGAATTTATCGCCATGGCTTCAACGTTGATTCAAATTAAATCCCGCATGCTGTTACCGCAATACGATGAAAACGGCGAAGTGGTTGAAGCGGAAGATCCACGTAAGGAACTTGTTCAAAAACTATTAGAATATCAAAAATACCAAGAAGCCGCGAAACTTCTTTACGACCGTCCTTTGGTGGGTCGTGATGTTTGGTTGCGCGGGACGCGCGAATCTCTTCACGAAAAAGAAGAAGAAATTATCTTAGAAGACAACGCTTTGTTTTCTTTGATTTCAAGCTATCGCAAAGCTTTGCGTAGCATGAAAAAGAAAGTCCACGAAGTGGCCGCAAAAGCTCAGTCGATTGCTAGCCGCATCTTAGAGTTCAAAGACCGTCTGGTTGTGGGTCAAAGAGTCACCATGATGGATCTTGTCAGTGCCACTGAAGAGCGTGCTCGCCAGGCCTTGATCACCTTTTTGTCGTTGTTAGAACTTGGTAAAATGGGCTTTGTGAGCCTTTACCAAACTGAAGTTTATGCGGATATTTGGGTTGATACCAAAAAACCGATCGAAACCGACGTCCTAGCACGTGTGGAAGAGTATGATTCTATGCGCGCCGATGAAGTGGCTGCGCAAATGATGCAAGCGACTCAAAAAGTCGATTTAGATGAAGATATAATAGCAGATGGCAGTGAGGCGCAAGATGCGCAAGCTGATGCAGTGACGGAAGAACAGCCTCTACAAATGGAATTGGGAGCCGAAGTCGCCGAAGGTCTTGAGTTCAATGAAGAACTTGCTGGCCTTGATCTCGAGATCGCGTCGGATGACGAGATCTTAGCGATGGAAAATGAACTCTTTAAAGATGATGTGAGCGAAGTGTAG
- a CDS encoding site-2 protease family protein, which produces MDIVEIGAKIGIYFIPFLFALCFHEFAHGFVAKLRGDNTAEQMGRLTMNPVVHMDILGTLILPIAAIVFSSPIFFGWAKPVPVNSRNLKNPRVDMFWIAIAGPLSNILLAIVGAIGIAVVAKFYSTSTYAEGLIKILQTFIVTNMFLAVFNILPMHPLDGGKVLARFLPAQWNYKLEQNEHISSMVLMALVFTGALSVLAIPVFWGSNHLIALALQGFGV; this is translated from the coding sequence ATGGATATCGTAGAGATTGGCGCCAAGATAGGCATTTATTTTATTCCGTTCCTTTTTGCACTTTGTTTTCACGAGTTCGCGCATGGCTTTGTTGCAAAGCTTCGTGGAGATAACACGGCAGAGCAAATGGGCCGCCTGACCATGAACCCCGTTGTTCATATGGATATTTTAGGGACTTTGATTTTACCCATCGCGGCCATTGTGTTTTCCAGTCCAATTTTTTTCGGCTGGGCGAAGCCTGTGCCGGTGAATTCTCGCAATTTAAAGAATCCTCGTGTCGATATGTTCTGGATTGCGATTGCCGGTCCTCTTTCGAATATTCTTTTGGCCATCGTCGGCGCTATCGGTATCGCGGTTGTCGCTAAGTTTTATAGCACAAGCACTTATGCTGAAGGTTTAATTAAAATTTTGCAGACTTTTATTGTGACAAATATGTTCTTAGCCGTTTTCAATATCCTGCCTATGCATCCGTTGGATGGTGGGAAGGTTTTGGCGCGCTTTTTACCGGCGCAATGGAATTATAAGCTAGAGCAAAACGAACATATTAGCAGTATGGTTTTGATGGCATTGGTTTTTACTGGGGCTTTAAGTGTTCTTGCAATTCCAGTTTTTTGGGGAAGCAATCATCTGATTGCCTTGGCTTTGCAAGGCTTTGGGGTTTAG